The following is a genomic window from Desulfofarcimen acetoxidans DSM 771.
TACGTTTCTTTGCAAAGTAATAAAATATCATCATAATGGTACCAGAAGGCAGAAAATATAATATGTTCAACCAGGGCTCTAAAACCAAGCTATCTGTAGTGTACACAGTTATCTTAAGAAGTACTGGCAACAATACTCCCTCCAATACTCCAAGAATTAGTACACCGGTAACAATTGAAATAAAACAGTGCCAGAAGTTGCTTCCTGTAACGATAGCTGATAATAGTGTTGAAGACACTAAAAGTATCATTGTATGAATTCCGAATGGGAGTGGTAATTCTCTTGCAAAGATCGCAAAAATACCAACTATCAAGGACAACAATAATGCTATTGAATAGCTTAAATACAAGTTAAAAAGCTGAAACCCGATTTTAATAATGAGAAATGTTTGAGGGATAGAAATCAGCAAAACGATATACCAGGGTAATAGCGTTGGTCGCATATAAATCCTCCTAAAATATAGGCATATTTATCCCCGAAACCAGTGAACATCAGAAACCGTTCAATAGCAGTCTACAACTATATTGGAGAAAAATTTACTTTAACTTTTATCAAAAAGATTCATCATAATTACAATAACATTATCTACTTCTATATTTACTTGCAAATTCCTGCAACATTGGCACAAACAACCCAATTTTGAGTCTAAATAACCAAGATTAGGTTACTTATTTAGGAGATTCTATCAACAACAACGCTAAGAGATAATGTTAGATCCAAATAAAGCGGGGTCGTAAACCGTCCTGTTATATAAAGTTGACCATTTGACCCATAATCCGGCTTACTGCAAACTTACTACGGCTCTGAGCATCTAGATTGCCGTTTTTTATATACTTATTTAATCCTTCTAAACCAACAAGCTTAATTATCTCTATTATCGGAATCTCAAAAGGGATTCTTTTTTCCAAATTGCCATATGCTTTACTATTTACAACATAAGCGTTTTTAGTTTGCTGCTTGCCTTTAACAGTAACAAAAAACTTGTAATGTGCGCAGTAATGAATAGCTTTATTTCTCTTATCTGGCATATAAGCTGACCTCCGTTAGGGAAATACCCCTAAAAATAGCCCGCTCACCAAACCGGTTACATATTTTATCGTATACTTTGGCTAGCTTTACCTGCTTTTCCTTTTCGCCGAAAAGATCATACTGTATATAATCATCCGTTTTTAGGTTGCTTAATGTAACTCCTACTAATCTTACGGCCCAAGACTGGTCCCAATTTTTGTGTAAAAGCTTACAGGCTGCTTGATATATTTCGCCGGCGAGATTAGTAGGATCAGGTATAGTCATGGATCTGGATATAAATTCTAACTGTGTGTCCCTGAGTGTAAGGAATACCGTTCGCCCTACATAGCCACCCTGGCGGGCACGCCGTGCTACCATCTCACAAAGTTCCAGGATTATAATTTGAATATCCTTAAATCCTCTGATGTCCCTGGGAAGTGTTCTTTGTTGGCCAATACTCTTATCTGTATCCGGGGATCCAGAGGTTACCGGACTATGATCCAGACCTTGAGCACAATACCACAGCATCTCACCATTTTTACCCCAACGTTTTTTCAAAATTTCAACAGGATAATTTGCCAATTCCCCTATAGTAAATACATTAAACTTTCTAAGATGTTTTTCGTATCTGGAACCAATACCAAAAAGCTTTCTGACTGGCTTACTGTAGAACACATTTCTATAGTCATTTACTGTTTTTATAATTGTAAGGCCATTGGGCTTTTGTAACCCGGCGGCCATCTTGGCAATCAGCTTATTGGGACCAATACCAATGCTGCATTGAACACCTATCTCGGATAGAATCCTTTGCCTTATTTTAGCAGCTATCTCTACCGGTGGTCCCCATAGGTTGATAATTCCGCTAAAGTCAATAAATGCTTCATCAATGGAAAAAGGTTCAACGAGATCAGTAAAATCCCTCATGATGTGTAATATCCTGCTAGAAAAGTCTATATATAAAGGGTAATTGGGTTTGAAAAAGTATCCGTCGGGGCACAATTTTTTAGCTTCCCATAAGGCCATACCCGTACCTACACCTTTAGCCTTGGCCTGATAACTGGCTGCCAAAACTATACCGGTCCTCCTTTCCGGCTCTCCGGCAACAATAACTTCTTTTCCATCTAATTCAGGATTAAAAGCTTGATGACAACTGGCATAAAAACTATTCATATCTACTAAAGCAACGACTCTTTCCATTTCTCCATGCCCCCTAACCACCACAAGTATTTATGCCCGTGTACTAATGGATACTATGTGTTTACTATTGTACTCGTTTAGAGTAAACATTCAATAGAATTTACTTTAATATTATTAAGTGATATTGTAAAAAGAAGAACTTTAAAAAACAACTGATGGATTCTTTGAATGGAAAAAACAAGAGGACGGTAGTTTTAACTGAGGAAAAGGACTATAAGCTTTGGTAAGATAATAAACCGGCCAACTGAATTTAAAGGGCCTCTAAAGCCTTTTAGTGGTTATTTAATCGCATACCCTGTTTCGACTCAGGTAAATTCCCCAAAGGCTGTCTTTGGAATAGAAGCCACTTCTTTATATCACTTTCACCTGTGAATTTTTTATTATTAACCGAAAAAC
Proteins encoded in this region:
- a CDS encoding DNA polymerase IV produces the protein MERVVALVDMNSFYASCHQAFNPELDGKEVIVAGEPERRTGIVLAASYQAKAKGVGTGMALWEAKKLCPDGYFFKPNYPLYIDFSSRILHIMRDFTDLVEPFSIDEAFIDFSGIINLWGPPVEIAAKIRQRILSEIGVQCSIGIGPNKLIAKMAAGLQKPNGLTIIKTVNDYRNVFYSKPVRKLFGIGSRYEKHLRKFNVFTIGELANYPVEILKKRWGKNGEMLWYCAQGLDHSPVTSGSPDTDKSIGQQRTLPRDIRGFKDIQIIILELCEMVARRARQGGYVGRTVFLTLRDTQLEFISRSMTIPDPTNLAGEIYQAACKLLHKNWDQSWAVRLVGVTLSNLKTDDYIQYDLFGEKEKQVKLAKVYDKICNRFGERAIFRGISLTEVSLYAR